In one window of Cytophagaceae bacterium ABcell3 DNA:
- a CDS encoding bifunctional 3-deoxy-7-phosphoheptulonate synthase/chorismate mutase type II: MKVNLNVSPLDKWANLSSKPLVIAGPCSAETPEQLMKTAQGLKDLKVDVIRAGIWKPRTRPNSFEGAGADGLQWLKDVKNELKTPVGTEVANPEHIEEALKYDIDVLWIGARTTVSPFAMQEMADALKGVKNITVLVKNPTHPELGLWIGAFERLNQAGITNLGAIHRGFAVYDKSKYRNQPFWQIPIELRRVAPQIPIICDPSHIAGARDYIFEISQKAMDLTFDGLMIETHIDPDNAWSDAAQQVTPARLKEILCDLQIREASIDNQEFNSQLDDLRKKIDNIDRELIEILAARMHIVEKIGEYKKGNNVTTFQVKRWDEIMKNRTELAKKMNLNEAYISEIYKIVHEESVRRQTEIMKKEEESKA; the protein is encoded by the coding sequence ATGAAAGTTAATTTAAATGTTAGTCCTCTTGACAAATGGGCTAATCTGAGTTCAAAACCTTTGGTAATAGCAGGGCCATGCAGTGCAGAGACCCCAGAACAGCTAATGAAAACAGCCCAAGGACTCAAGGACCTAAAGGTTGATGTAATCAGAGCTGGTATATGGAAACCAAGAACCAGGCCAAACTCTTTTGAGGGTGCCGGTGCTGACGGTCTTCAGTGGCTTAAAGATGTTAAGAATGAACTTAAAACTCCGGTTGGAACTGAAGTAGCCAACCCTGAACATATTGAAGAAGCCCTAAAATACGATATTGACGTACTTTGGATAGGCGCCAGAACTACTGTTAGCCCATTTGCTATGCAGGAAATGGCTGATGCCCTAAAAGGAGTAAAGAATATTACCGTATTGGTGAAAAACCCTACGCACCCTGAACTGGGTCTTTGGATAGGCGCTTTCGAAAGATTGAACCAGGCTGGGATTACCAACTTAGGAGCTATTCACAGAGGGTTTGCCGTGTATGACAAGTCTAAATATAGGAACCAACCTTTCTGGCAAATTCCTATTGAACTTAGAAGAGTTGCTCCGCAAATTCCTATCATCTGCGACCCTAGCCACATAGCTGGTGCAAGAGATTATATCTTTGAAATCTCGCAGAAAGCAATGGACCTAACTTTCGATGGATTGATGATCGAAACACACATAGATCCTGACAATGCATGGAGTGACGCAGCTCAGCAAGTAACACCTGCTAGGTTAAAAGAAATCCTTTGCGACCTACAAATCAGGGAAGCTTCTATAGACAACCAGGAGTTCAACAGTCAACTGGATGATTTAAGAAAGAAGATTGATAACATCGACAGAGAGCTTATCGAGATCCTTGCGGCCAGAATGCACATTGTTGAAAAAATCGGCGAATACAAGAAAGGCAACAATGTAACCACATTTCAGGTGAAGAGATGGGATGAAATCATGAAAAACAGAACAGAGCTTGCTAAGAAGATGAACCTTAACGAAGCTTATATAAGTGAGATCTACAAGATCGTTCATGAAGAATCCGTAAGGAGACAAACAGAAATAATGAAAAAAGAGGAAGAATCTAAAGCTTAA
- the aroB gene encoding 3-dehydroquinate synthase, translated as MPSEIFITSNIAGKIRQYLEGKQYSGICIIVDENTEEHCLPLLLPSLPGANIIAIKSGEENKNLATCEHIWQKMTDLQLDRKALVINVGGGVIGDMGGFCAATYKRGIDFIQVPTTLLSQVDASVGGKLGVDFQHFKNHIGVFCEPVAVFIDTVFLKTLPVNELRSGYAEVIKHCLIADSEKWEEISLKSFEEQNWNDLVKHSIQMKAKITSEDPFEGGLRKILNFGHTIGHAIESYFLNIPGKKLLHGEAIAIGMIAEAFIAHDKGFISENDLNKIKSYILSVFGHRELFEYDLEKIITLTLQDKKNERNAILCSLLEEPGKANYNQPVQFREIRDALKFYSL; from the coding sequence ATGCCTTCTGAAATTTTTATAACCAGTAATATTGCCGGTAAAATCCGGCAGTATCTGGAGGGGAAGCAGTACTCCGGAATCTGTATTATCGTAGATGAAAATACAGAGGAGCATTGCCTCCCTTTACTTTTACCCTCACTGCCAGGAGCCAATATCATTGCCATTAAAAGTGGTGAAGAAAACAAAAATTTGGCTACCTGTGAGCATATCTGGCAAAAGATGACTGACCTTCAACTAGACAGGAAGGCATTGGTCATTAATGTCGGTGGCGGTGTTATAGGAGATATGGGCGGATTCTGTGCCGCAACATATAAAAGAGGTATAGACTTTATTCAAGTACCTACCACCCTCCTATCGCAAGTCGATGCAAGTGTAGGGGGAAAATTAGGTGTTGATTTCCAACACTTCAAAAACCATATTGGTGTTTTTTGTGAGCCTGTAGCAGTTTTTATTGACACTGTTTTCCTTAAAACTTTGCCAGTAAACGAGCTAAGATCGGGGTATGCTGAAGTAATCAAACACTGCCTCATCGCTGATAGTGAAAAGTGGGAAGAAATTAGCCTAAAAAGCTTTGAAGAGCAGAACTGGAATGATTTGGTAAAACATTCTATCCAGATGAAGGCAAAAATCACTTCAGAAGACCCTTTTGAAGGTGGACTCCGAAAAATCCTCAATTTTGGACATACCATAGGCCACGCCATAGAAAGCTATTTCCTGAACATTCCGGGCAAAAAGCTTTTACACGGTGAAGCTATTGCTATTGGTATGATAGCAGAAGCCTTTATAGCCCATGACAAAGGCTTTATAAGTGAAAATGACCTAAACAAGATCAAGTCTTATATTCTGTCCGTTTTTGGACATAGGGAACTTTTTGAATATGATTTGGAAAAAATAATCACCCTGACCCTCCAAGACAAAAAAAATGAACGCAACGCCATCTTGTGCTCATTGCTAGAGGAGCCTGGAAAGGCCAATTATAACCAGCCTGTCCAGTTTAGGGAAATAAGAGATGCGCTAAAATTTTATTCATTATAA
- a CDS encoding 3-phosphoshikimate 1-carboxyvinyltransferase, translated as MNILEIKKHSGKVHCTITPPSSKSESNRALIINALTGFKSDIQNASNARDTQTMIRLLQSEEKTLDVIDAGTTMRFLTAYLAITGQNKILTGTKRMCERPIKLLVDALRTLGANITYLGNEGYPPLEIHHFDKSKVPTNKLSIRGDVSSQYITALLMVAPVLPEGLVLELTGKIGSRPYIEMTLSLMAKFGIQADWTGNTITIKHQEYKPATYKIESDWSGASYWFSIAALADEAEIKLEGYKKDSYQGDHVITEIMEHLGVKTTFTESGLLLQKSGTASDFSFDFTHCPDLAQTIAVACAAKGIECTMSGLESLRIKETDRIAALQNELKKFGTEMVEVEKDVTYKVLKSDFKIDNQQIATYKDHRMAMAFAPLALLGEIAIEQPDVVDKSYPDFWKDLSVAGFSYKD; from the coding sequence ATGAACATTCTGGAAATTAAAAAACATTCTGGAAAAGTACACTGTACAATAACACCTCCGTCTTCAAAAAGCGAAAGCAATAGAGCATTAATAATAAATGCATTGACCGGATTTAAGTCAGACATACAAAATGCGTCTAATGCCCGTGACACACAGACCATGATAAGGCTGTTACAGTCGGAAGAAAAAACATTAGATGTAATAGACGCTGGGACAACCATGCGTTTTTTAACGGCTTACCTTGCCATTACGGGTCAAAACAAGATATTAACCGGAACCAAGAGAATGTGCGAGCGCCCTATCAAACTTTTGGTAGACGCTCTAAGAACATTGGGTGCCAATATTACTTATTTGGGCAACGAAGGTTATCCACCGCTAGAAATACACCATTTTGACAAGTCTAAGGTACCTACCAACAAGTTAAGCATCAGAGGAGATGTAAGCAGCCAATACATTACAGCTTTGCTCATGGTAGCACCTGTGCTTCCCGAAGGGCTAGTACTAGAACTTACCGGTAAAATCGGTTCACGGCCATACATAGAAATGACCCTGAGCCTAATGGCCAAATTTGGTATCCAAGCTGACTGGACCGGGAACACAATTACTATCAAACACCAAGAATATAAACCGGCCACTTATAAAATAGAGTCTGACTGGTCGGGGGCAAGTTACTGGTTCAGCATAGCAGCTCTTGCAGACGAAGCTGAAATTAAACTAGAAGGGTATAAAAAAGACTCCTATCAAGGCGACCATGTCATTACTGAGATCATGGAGCATTTAGGCGTAAAAACCACTTTTACGGAAAGCGGATTGCTTTTGCAAAAAAGTGGGACTGCTTCTGACTTTTCTTTCGATTTTACCCATTGCCCAGATTTAGCACAAACCATTGCTGTGGCATGCGCCGCAAAAGGTATTGAATGCACTATGTCAGGGCTAGAAAGCTTGCGCATAAAAGAAACCGATAGAATTGCCGCTTTGCAAAACGAGTTAAAGAAGTTTGGCACCGAAATGGTGGAAGTTGAAAAAGATGTTACGTACAAGGTCTTAAAGTCTGACTTTAAGATTGACAATCAACAAATAGCCACTTATAAAGACCATAGGATGGCTATGGCTTTTGCCCCACTTGCCTTACTAGGCGAAATTGCCATTGAGCAACCTGATGTGGTGGACAAGTCATATCCAGACTTCTGGAAAGATTTGTCTGTAGCAGGCTTTAGCTATAAAGACTAA